One Helianthus annuus cultivar XRQ/B chromosome 7, HanXRQr2.0-SUNRISE, whole genome shotgun sequence genomic region harbors:
- the LOC110866861 gene encoding uncharacterized protein LOC110866861 produces the protein MNKTVNDFCGYYNAIYNNPPSGSNDEDILNLAMAKWDSKNPAPFPHLRAWNILKKEPKWASVPNEVATAKRTKTSESGSCSAGGSTAHCQIDINDDPIYDEDVLPVHENERPTGRDKAKNEAAGKRKGVGSSGGGGSKASSKMDELINEFRSFKDFAAEKYSHKKTVSADYARAEDFRIIRLDLDSVPEDEREVYRRMKEEVKKKLTS, from the coding sequence ATGAACAAGACCGTGAATGATTTTTGCGGGTATTATAACGCAATTTACAACAATCCTCCTAGTGGGAGTAACGACGAAGACATTCTTAACCTTGCGATGGCTAAATGGGATTCAAAAAATCCGGCGCCTTTCCCGCACCTCCGAGCATGGAACATTTTAAAGAAAGAACCAAAATGGGCGTCGGTCCCAAATGAGGTCGCAACCGCCAAACGAACTAAAACTTCCGAGTCCGGAAGTTGTAGTGCGGGAGGCTCCACCGCTCATTGTCAAATCGACATAAACGACGACCCGATATATGACGAGGATGTGTTGCCCGTTCACGAGAACGAACGTCCCACCGGAAGGGACAAAGCAAAAAATGAGGCGGCCGGAAAGCGCAAAGGGGTCGGCTCGAGTGGAGGGGGCGGCTCGAAGGCGTCTTCGAAAATGGACGAGTTGATCAATGAATTCCGTTCGTTCAAAGATTTCGCGGCCGAAAAATATAGTCACAAGAAAACCGTGTCGGCCGACTATGCTCGTGCGGAGGATTTTAGGATTATAAGGTTGGATCTCGACTCGGTTCCGGAGGATGAACGCGAGGTTTATCGGAGGATGAAAGAGGAGGTGAAGAAAAAATTGACGTCGTAG
- the LOC110868461 gene encoding calcium-dependent protein kinase 26: MGNCGSSRCIKHGFFRSIWHSLCWSRSPDKIRKARNHQRHGKNHKVTKPVQNTPPKAVSIVQEEHKPAQPNQPVVKEHGKQSGKVVIVKQQSKPTPKSVKYSQHKRRKSSAGLLVDKVLKTRSGCLKDHYTMGLKLGQGQFGTTSTCISKKTGKQYACKSISKRKLVTDDDVEDVRREVEIMHHLSGHPNVVSIEGAYEDAYDVHLVMELCSGGELFERIAQKGHFSERKAAALLRTIASVIEACHSLGVMHRDLKPENFLFVDKDEDSPLKAIDFGLSTFFKPGEIFTDIVGSPYYVAPEVLMKHYGSEIDIWSAGVILYILLSGVPPFYGETENEVFRGILEGELDFSFNPWPVISTSAKDLITKMLDRDRSWRITAHEILRHPWISVDGVAPDKPLDPAVLTRLTQFSAMNKLKKMALKVIASKLSEEEIAGLKQMFKMMDTDNSGYITFEELKDGMKRFDVDLKESEIYNLMQSADIDNSGTIDYEEFVAATLHFNKVDREDRLFAAFSYFDKDGSGYITRNELQQACKEFGVDSVHLEDIIKEVDQNNDGRIDYNEFVAMMHKGTAPLARNRTKNNFIIGFKEPLPAL; the protein is encoded by the exons ATGGGAAATTGTGGATCATCAAGATGCATAAAGCATGGATTCTTTAGATCAATATGGCATTCATTATGCTGGTCTAGATCACCCGATAAGATACGAAAAGCACGAAACCACCAACGTCACGGCAAAAATCACAAGGTTACTAAACCGGTCCAAAACACTCCTCCAAAAGCCGTATCTATCGTGCAAGAAGAGCATAAACCGGCCCAACCCAATCAACCCGTGGTTAAAGAACATGGTAAACAATCAGGAAAAGTTGTAATAGTGAAACAACAAAGCAAACCAACACCAAAAAGTGTGAAATATTCACAACATAAGAGGCGAAAGTCGAGTGCAGGACTTCTAGTTGATAAAGTCTTGAAAACAAGATCCGGGTGTTTGAAAGATCATTATACCATGGGTCTTAAACTTGGACAAGGACAATTTGGTACAACTTCAACTTGTATAAGTAAGAAAACTGGAAAACAATACGCGTGCAAATCTATTTCGAAGAGGAAACTAGTAACCGATGATGATGTAGAAGATGTTAGAAGGGAAGTTGAGATCATGCATCATTTATCTGGACATCCTAATGTGGTTTCCATTGAAGGGGCTTATGAAGATGCATATGATGTTCATTTGGTTATGGAGCTTTGTAGTGGAGGTGAACTCTTTGAAAGAATTGCTCAAAAGGGACATTTTTCGGAGCGAAAAGCAGCTGCTCTTCTTAGAACTATTGCTAGTGTTATCGAAGCGTGTCATTCTTTAGGAGTTATGCATCGTGATCTTAAGCCCGAAAACTTTTTGTTTGTTGATAAAGATGAAGATTCGCCTCTTAAAGCCATAGATTTTGGATTATCAACTTTCTTTAAACCAG GAGAAATATTTACAGATATAGTTGGAAGTCCTTATTATGTTGCACCTGAGGTGTTGATGAAACATTATGGTTCTGAAATAGATATATGGAGTGCTGGTGTGATTCTTTACATTCTTCTTTCTGGGGTGCCACCATTTTATGGAG AAACGGAGAATGAGGTATTTAGGGGAATATTGGAGGGCGAACTCGACTTCTCGTTTAATCCATGGCCTGTTATCTCTACAAGTGCTAAAGATCTGATCACGAAAATGCTTGATAGAGATCGAAGTTGGCGGATAACTGCTCATGAAATTCTTC GACACCCATGGATCAGTGTAGATGGCGTTGCACCGGACAAGCCTCTAGATCCTGCGGTCTTGACCCGGTTAACGCAATTTTCTGCCATGAATAAGCTCAAGAAAATGGCTCTAAAG GTGATTGCATCAAAACTATCCGAAGAAGAAATTGCCGGATTGAAGCAAATGTTTAAGATGATGGATACAGACAACAGTGGTTATATTACTTTTGAAGAATTAAAAGATGGAATGAAGAGATTTGATGTTGATCTTAAAGAATCTGAAATATATAATTTAATGCAGTCT GCAGATATTGATAATAGCGGTACTATTGATTATGAAGAATTTGTGGCTGCAACATTGCATTTTAACAAAGTTGATCGAGAGGATCGTTTGTTTGCTGCGTTTTCATATTTTGACAAAGATGGAAGCGGTTATATTACGCGTAATGAACTTCAACAAGCCTGCAAGGAGTTTGGAGTTGATAGTGTTCATTTGGAAGATATTATTAAAGAAGTTGATCAGAATAAT GATGGTAGAATAGATTACAATGAGTTTGTTGCAATGATGCACAAGGGAACCGCGCCTTTGGCAAGGAACCGAACCAAGAACAATTTCATCATTGGATTCAAGGAGCCGTTGCCGGCTTTATGA